Below is a window of Zymoseptoria tritici IPO323 chromosome 9, whole genome shotgun sequence DNA.
CCGCAACGCCGTCTGTACATCACCCTTTGGGAAAGCATCGACATCGTAGTAATTGGGTGCAATATCCAGCAGCCACTCTGGCTTCACAGCCGTGACAGTACGGATGTAGTTCTTGCTCGTAAGCACGAACTCGTTGTAGACCACCCATTCCGAGTCCTGACCAAGTACCGTCGATGGATGTAAGAGGACAGCTTGATTGTCCTTCACAGTCGTGTAGCTCTTGCCGCTTGaatccttcttcgccacctGCATGAAGAACCCACTGACCAGAGCACGCCGGATGTTGTTGTAGTAGTTCTTGTCGGTGAATGGCGTGGAGATGAGCTCGACCTCTTCACGCTCCATGATTCGCTTCAGCTGCATGCGAACGTTGTCCGCTTGCTGCAGCGCACGGAATGACAGGAAGTGGTCGTGTGTCCATTGCTTGGGGTTGGCTTGTGCTTCTGGGCCTTTGAATGCGTGGTAGACGTTGAGCATTGTCAGGTGGTCTCCATCCTCATGAGCGAACAATGCCTTCATCTCATCAGCACGCTTACGGGCTGCTGCTGGGCGATTGAACAGCTGTGGGACGGAGAGGAGAGCCGTGAGCGAGAGAATCTCGTTCGAGCAGTAGAACTCCGGACTTGAGATAAGCATGACTGCTAATGCAGGGTCGAGAGGGAAGTCTGATGCCAGCTTTCCGAGAGCGGTCAAGTCGCCTTCATCATCCAGGCAGGCAAGGTAATTGAGCTCTTCCAATGCGCGCATGAGTGTCTCGGGAGCAGGTGGATCCATGAGATCGAAGTGCACCAGATCGTCAATGCCCAGCTTCTTCAATTCCAAGACCGTGCTAGCCAGGTTTGAGCGGAGAATCTCTGGGTAGGATTGATCGATGAGCTCCTTCTTGAAAGCGGCTTCAGTGTAAAGACGGAAGCACTTTCCAGGACGCGTACGACCTGCACGACCTGCTCGTTGCTGTGCAGAGGCTTTACTGATCGGGGACACCAGCAGAGACTCGACACGGATTCGAGGGTTGTACACCTTTTGCTTGCTGAAACCAGGATCCACCACGTACACAATGCCGTCGATGGTGAGAGATGTCTCGGCGATGTTGGTCGACACAATGACCTTGCGACCAGGTCGCCCGCCGGACTTATaaggtggtggtgctgggtCAAAGATTCTCTGTTGTTGTGCAGGCGGCAGAGATCCGTATAGCGGGTATACTTTCAGGGGTCCGGCATCTGCTTCCCGGATCATCTCATCGGCCTCCATTTGAATCTTGCGACATgcctcctcaatctcctcctctccagtcAAAAACAGCAACACATCACCATCGGCTTCTGTAGCGTGAATCTGCAGGACCGTTCGCAGCGCAGCCTCAACATAGTCTCGCTCCGGCTCCGGCGTATAGAAAATCTCGACAGGATGTGTCCGACCAGGCACAGCGAGCAGAGGGGCGTCCATGAAGTACTTCTGAAACTTTTGCGCATCGAGCGTGGCAGACATGATGATGATCTTCAAGTCCGGTCTCCGCTTGATAACCTCCTTCAGCAGACCCATCAAGATATCCGTGGCAAGAGTACGCTCGTGGGCCTCATCCAGAATAATCACGCTGTACCTCTTGAGATCATGATCGTTCATGGCTTCTCGAAGCAGCATACCATCGGTCATGTACTTCAAGATTGTGCTCTGACTTGTCATATCCTCGAAACGGATGCTATAtccgacctcctcgcccaaCTTCACGTCCATCTCTTGAGCCACACGTTGAGCGACGGACATCGCGGCGACACGACGAGGCTGCGTACACGCCACCATCTTGCCTTGCATCTGTGGCAAATCGTCGAATAGCACGAATTGTGGAATCTGGGTTGTCTTTCCGGAACCAGTCTCGCCGACGAACACTAAGATCTGGCTCTTCTGGAACATCTCGAGGAACTCCTGGCGTTGCGCGTGGACTGGTAGGTCTCGACGGGTTTTGAGGATACTGAAGTAGCGGTCGGTAAGAGGCTGTTGGGTGAAAGGATTTGATGGGCCATCCTCCGCGCCCTCTgccatcttcttcgttgTCGAATGTCTCTTGAAAGCGCTCAGGTCGCCACCGCCAGTTGATCGCCCGTTTCCATTGCTGCGACCATTTGCTCCGTTTGCGCTGACGccgttctcttcgtcgctgTACATGTGCGCGAGGTATGGGTTCGAGCGATCGTCGTCAGTCTTTACCCGCTTGAAGCGCGACTTGCGTGGTTGGTCGTTTTCCGCCATGATGTGCGGCGATTGTGCCGAACTGGAGATGATGCGCCTGGAGACTTTTTTTGAGCTCTGATCGCGGGCGATTGAACTAAGGTAGTTCTAGAATAGGTGTCAGAAGTCGTGACGAGTGCCTGAAACTTTGGCCAGCTTTCCGCTGGCTCTGCAATGATTCGAGAATTTTGCTCGATTTGCACAACTCGCAACGGAATGGACGACAACGTTGGTATTCAGTCGGAAGACCCGCCGACAATACTATTCATCGGCCAACATGAATCTCAACGGACGACACCAATCACAAGTCAAGTGCTCGGCCAGGCACAGTCCCTTGGCTACGACCTGCTCACAGCACCAATAACGACAGAGCACTTTCAATCGAGGGTGTTATCGAAGCTGCAGGATCACGTCGAACAATTGAAGGTGGCGGGCTCCGCCAATGCCGTTCCATGGCCGACAATATCACCTTTGATGCCCGAGGACACGGACTTTCAACCAGAAGAGAGCAACAGTGCTCTCATTGCTGTGGTCAGCCCCTGGATCGACTTGGGATCTTCAGACCCTCTGATAGCGCACATCAGTCGGCAAGTGTTCAATCTCGAGGTTGCATATGCCTCTTTCTGCGGCGTCAGCAATGTAATGGTTCATGGCCCAATCACTGGCTCCAATGTAACGCTGTACTCGCGCGCAGTACTGGAAGGACTAGCCCTTGGTCCATATGTTCAGATCCACATCCTCATGCCGATGACTGGTGAGTTGGAGCTGGAGGGCGCAGAGAGCGCGCACTTGTCAGAGCTGGCGAGGCCAGATTTCATACCCGGtatggacgaggacgaggatacTGAGCCCGAGCTGTACTCAAGCTGGGAGTCGTGGAACACGATTCGTACGATGTGTAACTACAGCTCCAAACTGGTCATATGTAAGTTGGTTTATTTCCGTTCTTCCTTCACTACAATTCTTTTCGGAGCCACGCGCGAGCAATTCCAATAGGTATGCCACCGCCCGTCCTCGAATGCATGTCCTGAAGACTCGCTAATGCCTGGATAGCTCTAGAACTTCCGCGTCAACTTCCGTCACTCGGACTGCAATCCAGATGGCATTCTGAACCCGTGAGAACTCTCATGCTCCCgagaacaagcttccttcGCAACGCCAAAGGATTTCCGGTACTGTCGAAAGGACATCAACTACTACTTACGAGATTCCTGAGTCTCAAATTCTCGCCATGGCTTTTGTTGGCAGATGTGGATGCCATTGAGATGCCAGAACACTCCGCAGCCAAGAGCCCGGAGCCTACACCCGCTGAGGCAGCGACCAAGGCTGGTGAGAAGCCAAAGGACCCAATCGCACATCTGCGGTACATGCGTCATCTACAGCAGACCCAGCCATCCCGTCCGCCGATCCAAAAATTCGGACAGGGTTATCAGGACTACATTCAGTCTCCACTCCAGCCGCTTACCGACAACCTCGAATCTATCACGTACGAGGTCTTTGAGAAGGATCCAGTCAAATACGAGTGGTACGAGAAAGCTGCCGCTGCTGCATTGAAGGACTTACAGGCCAAACTTGGCGGAAGCCGAGAAATCATTGTCGCAGTCGTGGGAGCCGGTAGAGGGCCTCTGGTCACACGTGTGCTTCGCGCTAGCAAATCGACTGGGATCAAAGTGACATGCTGTGCAGTGGAGAAGAATCCCAACGCACACGTTCTGATCCAACGCAGAAACGCGACGGATCCTCTATGGAACAAGCAAGTCATTGTCGTCAAGACGGACATGCGAAGTTGGCCAGGTCCTACCATCAACAACGAGGTGAAGAAAGTTGACATCCTCGTCTCGGAGCTGTTGGGATCTTTCGGCGATAACGAGCTTTCCCCAGAATGCCTGGATGGCGTGCAGCATGTCCTTCACCCCGAACATGGCATCAACATCCCGCAGAACTATAGTGCGTGGATGGCACCCATCGCGACACCAAGACTCCACGCAGATCTCTTATCGAGAGGTGGTGGAAGCGAGAAATGGGAGTTGCCAGCCGTGGTCATGCTGCATCAATACGATGACCTCTGCGTCTTACCGGGGGAAGACCGCATCGCCGAGGTGAAAGAAGCATGGACCTTCACACACCCAGCACCGCCCTCAATACTCGCGCAGTCCGCGCTTAGAGCGGGCGGCACGACCGATGCTGGTGGCTGGACAGGCGGTGACGGCAAGAACGAACACAATGCGCGGTCTTGCAAAGTCACGTTCCACGCCACCGAGCGCGGCGTCTGTCACGGTCTTGGAGGTTACTTCGAATCAGTTCTCTATGCACCAGAAGATGGCAGCAAGCCGATCGAGCTGAGCATCAATCCCGTGACGATTGACGAGAAGAGTCGGGATATGATCAGTTGGTTCCCGATCTTCTTTCCTCTGAAGACGCCGATGTATGTTCCGGACAATGCGGAGATCGAAGTGAGCATGTGGCGCCAGACGGATGATCGGAAAGTCTGGTATGAGTGGTTCGTGGAGGTGTTCAAGATCGAGACTGCGGTAGTAGAGAGGATCGTGGATGAAGAGGGCAAAAAGCAGGGCTTtgaaaggaagaagaggacgcGGGTTGCTGTGAGTGAGTTGCACTCGAGTCGCGCGAATGGGTGCTTGATGTGAGCTGCTCACAGCTCTCGCCGCATCTCCTGTGTGCAGTCAAGGCCTTCATTGACCGCACTCTATATATCGCTATACGGCTCTATCAGGTCCTGAATCCGTCTAATCGTCAACACAATCAAACCACACTATAAGCTCGCCGGAACTCTCTCACTTTCAGCCCCGTCCAACCACCTCCTCAAGAATTTCATAACTCTCATCTGATCCTCCTTCGACTTGGGAATATCATGCCCACCCGGATgcctcaactcctccgcccCCTCGCAAACTTTAATCAATTCctcactcctctcccctctcaCAGCATCATCCTTCTCCCCAATAACATGCAGCGTCGGCACCTCAATCCCACCCTCATACAACTCATCATACTGCGGAAACCTCGCCCTGAACCCCGAGAAAATCACCCCCGCCCTCGCCTCCGTCCCTGCCACATCCCCTAAATGCTGCTTCAACGAACCCCCCGCTCCACGTTCCTGCAACAACGCAACCAACATCCCCGCAAAACACGCCCCCTGACTAAAGCCCGCAATCGCATGCACCGGGCCCTTCTCCCTCAAAAAGTCCCCAATCGACCTcaaactctcctccaacccccAAAAGCCTCCAGTCGTCGAATTCCCAAACGCCCCGTCCCGAGCGTACCACCACGCGCGATGACCGGCTGTGGGACCGATTCCCATCACGACGTCGGACCAGGCTTGATTGGCGGGTTTGGACAAGTCCATTTGTGTGGCGATGTCGACTTTGTGGGGACCGTCGGGGAAGAGGAATTCGTATTCGGGGAGTTGGGTGGTAATGTGTCGCATTTGGTGGGCGTGGACGGCGCCGTTGGAGGTGAAGCCGTGGAGGCAGAGGATGCGGAGTTTGGTGGTCATTTTGCCGGGGAGAGCGTGCTGTGAGTAGGGATGGATGTTCCTGTCGATGAATGTGATGAGATATATCTTGTCGACGAACCGCGGTTCGGCAATAGCAGAGCTGACTAAGCCGGAACGATTGCAGGCATTCGAGGTGAATGAACTCTTTTGGGGTCTAAGAGGAATGCAAGAGAAGGAAGTCAGATAAGAGTGACCTTCATTAGTTCTGTGATCTATGAACATCGGCTTGTAGCTTTACGCAAACGAACGCCTCTTCGACGCAGAATCTATCTCCATCGCGAATACCCTTCGACTAGAACGAATACTCACTCAAACTAGGCGGCAGATCCTCCACCTTCGTTCCCCAATCACTCTCATTATTCCCCAAAGTCAATAccaactccctcccctcgGTGAAGAAATCATGCCCAATCCAGTTCTTCGTATACGGCTCTCCATCCAACGTCGCCGACTGAATGAAGATACTCTGGTACGTCGCATCGAAGTTGACGTTCCTAATCGTCGCCACCTTACCGGTGACGGGACTAGTGATGTTCACGCTCTCGAAGAAGGGCGGAGTGATGAGGTAGACGTTTTGGCCCGGGTTGGGGAAGAGACCCATCatggcgaaggcgaggaaggcgCCCATGGTGCCGGAGTCGTCGTTGCCGGGGAGGCCATCGATTGTGGGGGCGAAGAATTTGGGGATGTAGAAGTGGGCGCGCttggcggagagggcggGACGGCCTTGGGAGTGTCAGTAAGCGGGTGAGGGTAGCGTAAAGGCAATGATGGGTACTGACCTGCGTAGTGGTACTGGAACACAGTGAGGAAAGCCGGCTCATTGCCAATATACGTGATGTTCTGATCATGCATATAGTCCAGCCGGCGAACGAAAGTGCTCGGTCCACCAAGCGCGGTGATTAAGCGTGCCTGGTCGTGCGGAACATAAAAGCCATACTCCCAGATTGAGCTTTCAAACGTTTCCACAGCGTTGTTCTGAAGAGAACAGATCTTATCCGGGTTCTCGTCGATATTCGAACAGGCGAGCGGATCTTGGAAGCCCCAAGTCTGATTGAGGAATTTGGGCTGGAAGAAGCCGACGAAGCCGGTAGACGTGGAGGAGTTGATGGGCAGGTTGGAGGTCTGGTCGGCTTTGAAGAGGTTGAACCAGTATTGAGAGGTTGCTTCGTACTTCTCCTTGTCTCCGATATTGCCCAAGCCTTCGGCGATCTTCGAAATGCAGAAGTCATTGTAGGAGTACTCGAGGTGGCGGGAGACAGATCGAGTGTGCGTCCCGAAGCCTTTGTAATCAAAGTCCTGGACTGGGATATAGTTGAGCGACTTCCACGAGTCTAGGCCTCCACGACCTTCACAGCACCAATCTGGGAGGTGTTAGTCAATTTGTCCGGACACTGTAAGGTTGAAATGACACACCAAATGGCTCTTCTTCAGCGTCCTTCACAACAGCCTCGTACACCTTATGCCAGTCGATCTTCGACGAATTGATCTTCTGGTAAGCGTCCGCCATCACAACGTCGGCATTGGACCCTCCTTGCGTGTAGCCTTTATTCAGCGTCATGTGGCAATCAGGCAGCCAGCCTTGAATTTCATATATGTTGAGCAGTCCTTGCAACATCTGCTCCACGGCGGGTGTATCGATgacgataaggaagggaaatTGGGATCGGAATAGGTCCCAAATACTGTGTCATTTCATGTTAGTCACCTTTCCCTTCCCCAGATGGCTGCAACAGACTCACCAATAGAAGCTGTCGAAATAGATGGTGTTTGCATCGACCACAGGAACCACACCTGTATAGTTCTGCGGATTGATCATCGTGCGGTAGATTCCCGAGTAAAAGTTCGTCAGCAGCGACTTGTCAACTCCAGCGGTCTCGACCGTGATGCCACTCAATTTCTCCCTCCAGATGTCCTCGGCTGTCTTGCGCGTAGACTCCAGGTCAAAGTCTGGTAGCTCGGATTCCGCCAATTGACACGCCTGCTCGCTGCTGATGAAACTCAGACCAACTCGCGCGGTGATGGAAGATCCAGAGGTGAAGCGAACAAAGGCACCACCGGGCAGAGGAAAGCCGTTGATTCCCCTCGAGATCTTCAAATCTTTGACATCCGCGCTAGCTCGACTGTCAACAAAGATGCCGTTGTCACGCATCCCAGAGCCTTCGAAGTCCGCGCAGAAGAATGTTTCGTAGTCGCCTTGACCGAAGGACGGTTTGAAGCGAGCACCGCCAGTCATGCGGCCTGTGTTTGCGTCCACGGAGACCGTGCCATTGTCCAAGCGGGAGTCCGAAAGATCGGTCAGGTCGAGGAGAACGAGTGGGCTGCCGCCAGTGTTGTTCTGGAAGTTGAATCGGAAGAGAGTCGCGTGGTCAGAGGCGGCCATTTCGGTTTGCACGCCGTTTTGAAGTTGTATGCTAAAGTAGCCGGGCGAGGCCGTGACGGAGCTGTTCACGTAGGCCGTCTTTCGAGACTTTTTGGGGAAGGCGCAGTTGTTGATCTCATCGTTTGGGCAGGAGGCAAAGGGGAAGAGAGGAAAGAGACCGAGTGAGAGAGAACCACTGGAGTCGGGTTAGATGGGCATTTATATCGATGGTCTGGTCACCTACCCGGTTCCCGAGTCGTGCATACTCGAAAAGCCAGTGATGTTGGCATCAGCTTTGTATTCGAAACCGCCTTGCGATGATTCGGAGTCGGTGTCCGCTACTGCTTTCGCCATCCCGTATGGCCGACTCGCTCCTCCGAAGACATTGCCTGGCAGGGAGGGTCAGTCTTGTGTCCGTTCAGAGATCGAAGCATGAGCCGTTTACCTCCATTCGCCGTCCCGATGAGTTGATCTACGTATTGCAATGGGTCGGTGATGGCAGACGAGCCCTGAGCGGCGGTACATCCGGTCAAGAGCGCTGTAAATAAGCAAGACGTGAGGAGCGACATGGCTGTATTCTTGTATAATGAGTGTGAAGGAGATGGGCGGATACAGTTCATTACCATCAGCCTGGGTGAAAGCAGACGCAGACAGCGGACGGAGAGACCAGATGATGACTTGAAATGAAAGACTCACTTGCCTTATATGCGGACCATGTATAGATCCGCCGCAGCTTGAAATGGTCGAGCACTAGGTTCTAGGTTTCTGCAGGTTGTGTTTGCTGCAACTCCTCTTGGATCATCCCGGAACGAACAAGAGATCACCGCATTAGCATTGCATATAGACCTGGCAGCCGAGCAGGGATGTTGTCGTTGATTTGAGATCGTCAAGTTTGTCGGAACTCGGATGTTGACGACCAGGCCTCGTCGATCAATGAGATGGGATCCTCGGATCGCTCGAAGTCGGTGATCACAATCAATGGGCTCTTCGTACACTCATAATCACTGAGAACCTCACATACCATAGCATTCCAAGGCGAAGATCCAAGAAAAGATGTCGGTGGCAAGCCCGAGGTCCTTGCAATTTCGACACCGTGCAAAGCTAGACATGACACAAGTCGACCTTCGAGGGCAGATCTGCAAGGATAGTCCGCAGCTCATCGGCGTCATGGCACACCGCCTGTTATTGAGATCCTCGCCGCAATAATGCGCTCAGAGCTGAGAGACATATGCCGCGACGAGATGCAGATTGATGACACTCGAGCCTTGAGGACTGAGGACAATAATGTTGCCTTGCTGGAGGGAGCCACGGGCGATGCTTGTGCTCTCTCCCGATCACACGGGATATGTGCTTCGCAGCTTCGCAATGCGCCATGGAGGCAATGAGTGATGGTCGTGGTGATATCGCTGACACGTTGGGTGGATTCAGATGGATGTTCGATGTCGGCGAGAAGAGCAACGCGAACAGAACGCGGTCAGgttttcggaggtgggggcctTTGCTGACTCATGCGCTGCAGATCTCAAAAGTTTTTGGACTCATGCCAACCAACTGGTGGGGGAGGTTGCGACTTCTTGCATTGTACGTCCATCATCTCTCAAATCGGCATGGCCACCAACGGGAACAGCAATGGCGCACCGCCAGAGCCGCACAAGATGTTTGACACcattctcgtcctcgacttTGGCTCTCAATACACCCACCTTATCACAAGACGACTCCGCGAACTCAATGTCTACTCGGAAATGCTGCCATGTACGCAGAAGCTGGCCGACTTGGAGTGGAAGCCAAAGGGTGTGATTCTATCAGGAGGGCCATATTCGGTATACGCGCCAGACGCACCCCACGTCGATCCGGAAGTTTTCAACCTCGATGTACCGATTCTGGGAATCTGTTATGGACTGCAAGAGATCGCGTGGCACAATGGCAAGGGCGTTGCGGCGGGTGAGAAGAGAGAATACGGTCGTGTGACTCTGCAAGTCCAGCGTCACAGCGGCAAGGCTGCACACATCGATCGCCTGTTTGAAGGCTTGGAGGACGGCTTCGAGGTCTGGGCATCACATGGCGACAAGCTCTCTAGCATGCCGGAAGGATTCTCAACGATCGCTACGAGCACAAACGCACCGTATGCTGGTATCGCTCATGAAACTAAGAACCTCTACGGAATTCAATTCCACCCGGAAGTTACCCATACACCCAAGGGCAAGCAGGTTATTGAGAACTTCGCGGTCAAGATCTGCGGAGCGGAGACAAATTGGACCATGGGCAAGTTTGTCGAACAGGAGGTGAAGAGAATCAGAGCATTGGTTGGAGAGAAGGGACAAGTTATTGGCGCAGTCAGTGGAGGGGTCGATTCTACCGTCGCAGCGAAGCTTCTGCAAGAAGCCATTGGCGATCGCTTCCACGCCGTATTCGTGGACAACGGCGTCATGCGATTGAACGAGGcaaaggaggtagaggagaCACTCACAAAGGGATTGAATGTCAACCTTACGGTTGTCGACGCGAGTAAGCTCTTCCTCGGCCGCCTCAACGGCGTTTCGGATCCGGAAACCAAGCGCAAAATCATCGGCAACACTTTTATCGACATTTTCGAGGAGAAAGCAAAAGAAATCGCCGAAGCCCAAGAGAACACTGCCCGCGCCGGAAAGATCGAATGGTTCCTTCAAGGCACACTCTACCCCGATGTGATCGAGTCCATCTCTTTCAAAGGCCCCAGCGCAACCATCAAGACCCACCACAACGTTGGTGGCCTCCCCGAGAAAATGGATCTCAAACTCATCGAGCCTCTGCGAGAATTGTTCAAGGACGAAGTCCGCAAACTCGGCACCGAGCTGGGCATACCCGAAGATCTCGTCTGGCGACACCCCTTCCCCGGTCCTGGAATCGCCATCCGCATCATTGGAGAAGTCACACCCGA
It encodes the following:
- a CDS encoding GMP synthase (glutamine-hydrolyzing) — translated: MATNGNSNGAPPEPHKMFDTILVLDFGSQYTHLITRRLRELNVYSEMLPCTQKLADLEWKPKGVILSGGPYSVYAPDAPHVDPEVFNLDVPILGICYGLQEIAWHNGKGVAAGEKREYGRVTLQVQRHSGKAAHIDRLFEGLEDGFEVWASHGDKLSSMPEGFSTIATSTNAPYAGIAHETKNLYGIQFHPEVTHTPKGKQVIENFAVKICGAETNWTMGKFVEQEVKRIRALVGEKGQVIGAVSGGVDSTVAAKLLQEAIGDRFHAVFVDNGVMRLNEAKEVEETLTKGLNVNLTVVDASKLFLGRLNGVSDPETKRKIIGNTFIDIFEEKAKEIAEAQENTARAGKIEWFLQGTLYPDVIESISFKGPSATIKTHHNVGGLPEKMDLKLIEPLRELFKDEVRKLGTELGIPEDLVWRHPFPGPGIAIRIIGEVTPDRIRIAQEADKIWISEIKEAGFYREISQAYAAVLGVKSVAVVGDQRLHGEIIHLRAVQTTDFMTANVFTGAPMEWFAKVSDRIANEVQGVARVVYETTSKPPATIELE
- the PRMT2402 gene encoding protein arginine N-methyltransferase (PRMT5 class Protein arginine N-methyltransferase), which translates into the protein MDDNVGIQSEDPPTILFIGQHESQRTTPITSQVLGQAQSLGYDLLTAPITTEHFQSRVLSKLQDHVEQLKVAGSANAVPWPTISPLMPEDTDFQPEESNSALIAVVSPWIDLGSSDPLIAHISRQVFNLEVAYASFCGVSNVMVHGPITGSNVTLYSRAVLEGLALGPYVQIHILMPMTGELELEGAESAHLSELARPDFIPGMDEDEDTEPELYSSWESWNTIRTMCNYSSKLVISLELPRQLPSLGLQSRWHSEPVRTLMLPRTSFLRNAKGFPVLSKGHQLLLTRFLSLKFSPWLLLADVDAIEMPEHSAAKSPEPTPAEAATKAGEKPKDPIAHLRYMRHLQQTQPSRPPIQKFGQGYQDYIQSPLQPLTDNLESITYEVFEKDPVKYEWYEKAAAAALKDLQAKLGGSREIIVAVVGAGRGPLVTRVLRASKSTGIKVTCCAVEKNPNAHVLIQRRNATDPLWNKQVIVVKTDMRSWPGPTINNEVKKVDILVSELLGSFGDNELSPECLDGVQHVLHPEHGINIPQNYSAWMAPIATPRLHADLLSRGGGSEKWELPAVVMLHQYDDLCVLPGEDRIAEVKEAWTFTHPAPPSILAQSALRAGGTTDAGGWTGGDGKNEHNARSCKVTFHATERGVCHGLGGYFESVLYAPEDGSKPIELSINPVTIDEKSRDMISWFPIFFPLKTPMYVPDNAEIEVSMWRQTDDRKVWYEWFVEVFKIETAKRTRVAVSELHSSRANGCLM
- a CDS encoding alpha-1,2-mannosidase-like protein (Putative alpha-1,2-mannosidase [Carbohydrate transport and metabolism]. Predicted signal peptide.); amino-acid sequence: MSLLTSCLFTALLTGCTAAQGSSAITDPLQYVDQLIGTANGGNVFGGASRPYGMAKAVADTDSESSQGGFEYKADANITGFSSMHDSGTGGSLSLGLFPLFPFASCPNDEINNCAFPKKSRKTAYVNSSVTASPGYFSIQLQNGVQTEMAASDHATLFRFNFQNNTGGSPLVLLDLTDLSDSRLDNGTVSVDANTGRMTGGARFKPSFGQGDYETFFCADFEGSGMRDNGIFVDSRASADVKDLKISRGINGFPLPGGAFVRFTSGSSITARVGLSFISSEQACQLAESELPDFDLESTRKTAEDIWREKLSGITVETAGVDKSLLTNFYSGIYRTMINPQNYTGVVPVVDANTIYFDSFYCIWDLFRSQFPFLIVIDTPAVEQMLQGLLNIYEIQGWLPDCHMTLNKGYTQGGSNADVVMADAYQKINSSKIDWHKVYEAVVKDAEEEPFDWCCEGRGGLDSWKSLNYIPVQDFDYKGFGTHTRSVSRHLEYSYNDFCISKIAEGLGNIGDKEKYEATSQYWFNLFKADQTSNLPINSSTSTGFVGFFQPKFLNQTWGFQDPLACSNIDENPDKICSLQNNAVETFESSIWEYGFYVPHDQARLITALGGPSTFVRRLDYMHDQNITYIGNEPAFLTVFQYHYAGRPALSAKRAHFYIPKFFAPTIDGLPGNDDSGTMGAFLAFAMMGLFPNPGQNVYLITPPFFESVNITSPVTGKVATIRNVNFDATYQSIFIQSATLDGEPYTKNWIGHDFFTEGRELVLTLGNNESDWGTKVEDLPPSLSEYSF